One region of Quercus lobata isolate SW786 chromosome 2, ValleyOak3.0 Primary Assembly, whole genome shotgun sequence genomic DNA includes:
- the LOC115975373 gene encoding probable membrane-associated kinase regulator 2 isoform X1 — translation MEAFSLLKYWRGSGGGVNVTGVGDSGVNTRTAGTTTIVTAVSQTDDENEDNDDDGPFFDLEFTVPDEEEEENQGKENENENENENESEVEVLEEDEDEEEDDEFDDGGGDEREFKFTLSSGSGSGSSNVDTADPNLSLSPSDDLFFKGRLVPIEPSSLVFNPSESEPNSKPQFPVKLLKSATKFRVFMLGLKKSKLPNPTSPKEDKKEPEQQQQQQQQKQKEEPKQSTKNKSFTVKFKVEEVPIMSLFTRDSSKSASVNKTQKQNTEELGSSSSSSTVSEEKKFSKEVMQKYLKKVKPLYVRVSRRYGEKLRFSGQLSLGGTAAGAKPILQKTVAPAAEKSQAAEPEGSESSANNNNNNVKAHQKLGNIPTGLRVVCKHLGKSRSASSAVAAAPIGTAAASKRRDDSLLQQQDGIQSAIMHCKRSFNASRDSESSLLSRSVSDPLHEKSSELARKSSKEGKDGRI, via the exons ATGGAAGCTTTCAGCTTACTCAAGTACTGGCGaggcagtggtggtggtgttaACGTTACTGGCGTTGGAGACTCCGGTGTCAACACGCGCACCGCCGGAACCACCACGATTGTCACCGCCGTTTCTCAAACAGACGACGAGAACGAAGACAACGACGATGACGGACCCTTCTTCGACTTGGAGTTCACTGTTCCTGACGAAGAAGAGGAGGAAAACCAAGGCAAAGAGAACGAGAACGAGAACGAGAACGAGAACGAAAGCGAAGTAGAAGTgctagaagaagatgaagatgaagaagaagacgacgAGTTTGACGATGGTGGTGGGGATGAGAGAGAGTTTAAATTCACGCTCTCATCTGGGTCTGGTTCTGGGTCCAGCAATGTTGACACCGCGGACCCAAACTTGTCTCTTTCTCCTTCTGATGATCTTTTCTTCAAGGGTAGACTCGTGCCCATTGAGCCATCTTCGCTCGTCTTCAACCCCTCCGAATCCGAACCCAACTCGAAACCTCAATTCCCTGTCAAGCTTTTGAAATCAGCTACCAAGTTCCGTGTCTTCATGTTGGGTCTCAAAAAATCCAAACTCCCAAACCCAACTTCACCcaaagaagacaaaaaagaacccgaacaacaacaacaacaacaacaacaaaaacaaaaggaagagcCAAAGCAGAGTACTAAGAATAAGTCTTTTACTGTGAAATTTAAGGTGGAGGAAGTTCCGATAATGTCTTTGTTTACTAGAGACAGTTCGAAAAGCGCTTCTGTTAACAAAACACAGAAACAGAACACGGAGGAGttgggttcttcttcttcttcttctacagTTTCTGAGGagaaaaagttttcaaaagagGTAATGCAAAAGTACTTAAAGAAGGTTAAGCCTCTTTACGTTCGGGTTTCTCGAAGGTACGGTGAGAAGCTGAGATTTTCTGGGCAGTTAAGCCTAGGTGGCACCGCTGCCGGAGCTAAGCCGATTTTGCAGAAAACGGTGGCTCCGGCAGCTGAGAAGAGCCAAGCGGCTGAGCCGGAGGGTTCTGAGAGTTCAGctaacaataataacaacaatgTGAAGGCTCATCAGAAGCTGGGGAATATTCCAACTGGGCTAAGAGTTGTGTGTAAGCATTTGGGGAAGAGCCGATCGGCTTCTTCCGCTGTGGCGGCGGCGCCGATTGGAACTGCGGCGGCTTCAAAGAGAAGAGATGATTCGCTGTTGCAGCAGCAAGATGGAATCCAAAGTGCCATTATGCATTGCAAGCGTTCTTTCAATGCCTCTAGAG ATTCGGAGTCTTCTCTGCTGTCACGATCTGTGAGCGACCCATTGCATGAGAAATCATCAGAATTGGCAAGAAAGTCTTCGAAGGAAGGGAAAGATGGTCGTATTTGA
- the LOC115975373 gene encoding probable membrane-associated kinase regulator 2 isoform X2, with protein sequence MEAFSLLKYWRGSGGGVNVTGVGDSGVNTRTAGTTTIVTAVSQTDDENEDNDDDGPFFDLEFTVPDEEEEENQGKENENENENENESEVEVLEEDEDEEEDDEFDDGGGDEREFKFTLSSGSGSGSSNVDTADPNLSLSPSDDLFFKGRLVPIEPSSLVFNPSESEPNSKPQFPVKLLKSATKFRVFMLGLKKSKLPNPTSPKEDKKEPEQQQQQQQQKQKEEPKQSTKNKSFTVKFKVEEVPIMSLFTRDSSKSASVNKTQKQNTEELGSSSSSSTVSEEKKFSKEVMQKYLKKVKPLYVRVSRRYGEKLRFSGQLSLGGTAAGAKPILQKTVAPAAEKSQAAEPEGSESSANNNNNNVKAHQKLGNIPTGLRVVCKHLGKSRSASSAVAAAPIGTAAASKRRDDSLLQQQDGIQSAIMHCKRSFNASRVFFV encoded by the exons ATGGAAGCTTTCAGCTTACTCAAGTACTGGCGaggcagtggtggtggtgttaACGTTACTGGCGTTGGAGACTCCGGTGTCAACACGCGCACCGCCGGAACCACCACGATTGTCACCGCCGTTTCTCAAACAGACGACGAGAACGAAGACAACGACGATGACGGACCCTTCTTCGACTTGGAGTTCACTGTTCCTGACGAAGAAGAGGAGGAAAACCAAGGCAAAGAGAACGAGAACGAGAACGAGAACGAGAACGAAAGCGAAGTAGAAGTgctagaagaagatgaagatgaagaagaagacgacgAGTTTGACGATGGTGGTGGGGATGAGAGAGAGTTTAAATTCACGCTCTCATCTGGGTCTGGTTCTGGGTCCAGCAATGTTGACACCGCGGACCCAAACTTGTCTCTTTCTCCTTCTGATGATCTTTTCTTCAAGGGTAGACTCGTGCCCATTGAGCCATCTTCGCTCGTCTTCAACCCCTCCGAATCCGAACCCAACTCGAAACCTCAATTCCCTGTCAAGCTTTTGAAATCAGCTACCAAGTTCCGTGTCTTCATGTTGGGTCTCAAAAAATCCAAACTCCCAAACCCAACTTCACCcaaagaagacaaaaaagaacccgaacaacaacaacaacaacaacaacaaaaacaaaaggaagagcCAAAGCAGAGTACTAAGAATAAGTCTTTTACTGTGAAATTTAAGGTGGAGGAAGTTCCGATAATGTCTTTGTTTACTAGAGACAGTTCGAAAAGCGCTTCTGTTAACAAAACACAGAAACAGAACACGGAGGAGttgggttcttcttcttcttcttctacagTTTCTGAGGagaaaaagttttcaaaagagGTAATGCAAAAGTACTTAAAGAAGGTTAAGCCTCTTTACGTTCGGGTTTCTCGAAGGTACGGTGAGAAGCTGAGATTTTCTGGGCAGTTAAGCCTAGGTGGCACCGCTGCCGGAGCTAAGCCGATTTTGCAGAAAACGGTGGCTCCGGCAGCTGAGAAGAGCCAAGCGGCTGAGCCGGAGGGTTCTGAGAGTTCAGctaacaataataacaacaatgTGAAGGCTCATCAGAAGCTGGGGAATATTCCAACTGGGCTAAGAGTTGTGTGTAAGCATTTGGGGAAGAGCCGATCGGCTTCTTCCGCTGTGGCGGCGGCGCCGATTGGAACTGCGGCGGCTTCAAAGAGAAGAGATGATTCGCTGTTGCAGCAGCAAGATGGAATCCAAAGTGCCATTATGCATTGCAAGCGTTCTTTCAATGCCTCTAGAG tcttttttGTTTAA